TTTATATCTTCCATATGCATCACATGTAGTTGCAATAGGAATATCAAAATCAAGTTCAGAATAGATTCCATAAGGCATCTCTTTTCTTAAATCCCATTTTGTACCAGTTGCTCTTAAAGCAACTCCAGTTACTCCCCAAGATTTTGCTAGTTCAGGAGTTATGATACCTACATTTTCAAGTCTCATTCTCCAAACTCTATTCTCAGTTAGTAAGCCCTCATATTTTTCAACTTCAACTTCTAATACTTTTAAGAATTTTTCTAAATCTTTGCACCAATTATTTGGTAAATCTAAAGGAACTCCTCCAATTCTAACTGCACTATGTGTAAGTCTTGCACCACAATAATCCTCAATAAGATCCATGGCAAATTCTCTTTCTCTAAATGTATATAAAAATACACTCATAGCTCCAACATCAAGCGCATGTGTTGCTAACCAAAAAAGATGGGAAATTACTCTATTTAATTCCAAAAGTATTGTTCTAATTATCTCAGCACGTCTTGGTGCTTCAATTCCTAAAAGTTTTTCAATAGCTAATGCAAAGCCATAATTATTTGAAGTAGAAGCAATATAATCCATTCTATCAGTAGTAGGCAAGAACTCATTGTAAATCATGTTTTCAGCCATTTTTTCCATACCTCTATGCAAATAACCAATATCAGGTCTAGCTTTTACTACTTCTTCTCCTTGAAGTTCTAAAATAAGTCTCATTTGACCATGTGCAGATGGATGTTGTGGTCCAAAATTAACCACCATTGTATTATCTTCTCTTTCAAAGTTAATATTTTCAAAAAAAGGTTTTAATCTATTAGGTGTTTGTTGTTGCATTATTTACCTTCTTTCTTTTAAAGTCACAGAATCTTCTTCTTTGAATTTTTTGATAAGTTTAACTCCACCTTCTTCTTGATAAGCAAGTGGTGTATGCTCTGGCTCTTTTCCATCAGTAATATCTGTGCCATAAGGAACCTCA
The window above is part of the Malaciobacter marinus genome. Proteins encoded here:
- the nuoD gene encoding NADH dehydrogenase (quinone) subunit D is translated as MQQQTPNRLKPFFENINFEREDNTMVVNFGPQHPSAHGQMRLILELQGEEVVKARPDIGYLHRGMEKMAENMIYNEFLPTTDRMDYIASTSNNYGFALAIEKLLGIEAPRRAEIIRTILLELNRVISHLFWLATHALDVGAMSVFLYTFREREFAMDLIEDYCGARLTHSAVRIGGVPLDLPNNWCKDLEKFLKVLEVEVEKYEGLLTENRVWRMRLENVGIITPELAKSWGVTGVALRATGTKWDLRKEMPYGIYSELDFDIPIATTCDAYGRYKCYMQEMRESVKILRQLIPMYEESKCELMAHAPDYISAPKEQIMTQNYSLMQHFVLVTQGMKPPKGEVYVATESPKGELGYMVVSDGTPYAYKLKVRAPSFFHTGLLEDLLPGHQLADVVTLIGNLNLVFGEIDR